A stretch of the Sulfurimonas sp. HSL-1656 genome encodes the following:
- a CDS encoding pyruvate kinase, with protein sequence MLDRTLMQSALDTFEELRSDLLAARHGTDRNHPRYRSLLNLRQYLILRSKDWTELQEKLFLLSLSSLGRSYAHVAASVDTLYDQLSSSLGLGEISPEETAAFHHLGIAAAQEMTAQNSLALFGGKSAADTAEQTTAVMVTLPSDAARNGGELIRGLSEAGVNVFRINTAHDDPAVWQGMADVITALNATRPAEEALKIFVDLAGPKIRTGRVRRLKLPVVLGSNKREKMIMIRPAPAQTFSERTDPNTRARIPGQLALESTYFDTLEAGDVLKVTDINGRHAKMTIRQIDDVGALAAISKKVAVDENCAVSAGARKGFVTGCVEQPERIRLFTGDLLRITATDAEGCAAIRDETGQTVAPAHISCTLPAFASYVRPGDRVYIDDGKIGLFVNEKEADGVLCTVTQAKPGGTLLKEEKGINLPDTYLNIPALTPADRENLRSVKHYADMFGLSFCQTDRDVADLQGLLRAEGYEHIGIVPKIETRHAVYRMPRILEQLLVWEKSGVMIARGDLAIETGFENLAAIQESLLDLCSAAHLPVIWATQVLESQMKNNLPSRAEITDAAMAGRAECVMLNKGPFAIDTAGALLRILDRVHQSFRKNRQLLRKETLWSVADAPEDRL encoded by the coding sequence ATGCTGGACAGAACTTTGATGCAATCGGCCCTGGACACCTTTGAAGAGCTGCGGAGCGATCTGCTTGCGGCCCGCCACGGGACCGATAGAAACCATCCGCGTTACCGGAGTCTTCTCAACCTGAGGCAATACCTGATCTTGCGTTCTAAAGACTGGACGGAGCTGCAGGAGAAACTTTTCCTGCTCTCGCTCTCCTCGCTGGGACGCTCCTACGCCCACGTCGCCGCCAGTGTCGATACCCTTTATGACCAGCTCTCCTCTTCGCTGGGCCTGGGGGAGATCTCGCCAGAAGAGACGGCGGCATTCCACCACCTCGGCATCGCCGCGGCCCAGGAGATGACCGCACAGAACAGCCTGGCCCTTTTCGGCGGAAAAAGTGCTGCGGATACGGCGGAGCAGACGACGGCCGTTATGGTGACGCTCCCCTCCGACGCGGCCCGCAACGGCGGGGAACTGATCCGGGGGCTCTCGGAAGCCGGCGTCAACGTTTTCCGCATCAATACGGCGCACGATGACCCTGCCGTCTGGCAGGGCATGGCCGATGTGATTACGGCGCTGAATGCAACGCGTCCGGCGGAGGAAGCGCTGAAGATCTTTGTCGACCTGGCGGGACCGAAGATCCGGACGGGGCGGGTCAGACGGCTGAAGCTGCCTGTCGTGCTCGGCAGCAACAAGCGCGAAAAGATGATCATGATCCGGCCCGCACCGGCGCAGACCTTTTCCGAGCGTACCGATCCCAATACCCGCGCGAGGATCCCGGGGCAGCTTGCGCTGGAGAGTACCTACTTCGACACGCTCGAAGCGGGTGACGTGCTGAAGGTGACGGACATCAACGGACGGCATGCCAAGATGACGATCAGGCAGATTGACGACGTCGGGGCTTTGGCCGCGATCAGCAAGAAGGTCGCCGTCGACGAGAACTGTGCGGTATCGGCCGGCGCCCGAAAGGGGTTTGTGACGGGCTGTGTCGAACAGCCCGAGCGCATCCGGCTTTTTACGGGGGACCTGCTGCGCATTACCGCGACGGATGCGGAGGGATGTGCCGCGATCCGTGACGAGACCGGCCAGACGGTCGCACCGGCGCACATCTCCTGTACGTTGCCGGCGTTCGCCTCCTACGTTCGCCCGGGCGACAGGGTCTACATCGACGACGGCAAGATCGGTCTCTTCGTCAATGAAAAGGAGGCCGACGGCGTGCTCTGCACGGTCACCCAGGCGAAACCGGGCGGTACGCTGCTCAAGGAGGAGAAGGGGATCAACCTGCCCGACACCTACCTCAACATCCCGGCCCTGACCCCGGCGGACCGGGAGAATCTGCGCTCCGTCAAACACTATGCCGATATGTTCGGCCTCTCCTTTTGCCAGACGGACCGGGACGTCGCCGACCTCCAGGGCCTGCTGCGTGCTGAGGGATACGAACACATCGGTATCGTGCCCAAGATCGAGACCCGGCACGCCGTCTACAGGATGCCGCGTATCCTGGAGCAGCTGCTGGTGTGGGAGAAAAGCGGGGTGATGATCGCCCGGGGAGACCTGGCGATCGAAACCGGCTTTGAGAACCTTGCCGCCATCCAGGAGAGCCTGCTCGATCTCTGCAGCGCGGCGCACCTCCCTGTCATCTGGGCGACACAGGTGCTCGAGAGCCAGATGAAGAACAACCTCCCCAGCCGTGCCGAGATTACCGATGCAGCCATGGCGGGGCGGGCGGAGTGCGTCATGCTTAACAAGGGCCCCTTTGCCATCGATACGGCGGGGGCGCTGCTGCGGATTCTGGACCGGGTACACCAGAGCTTTCGTAAAAACCGGCAGCTCCTGCGCAAAGAGACGCTCTGGTCAGTAGCCGACGCGCCGGAGGATCGCCTCTAG
- a CDS encoding DNA polymerase IV yields the protein MILHLDLDSFFVSAERTRNPDLVGKPVIVGGRGDPFIFDVKPAKEKKLVQLNQGAFVPTLFHAEHDASNYFFDAGRIRGIVTTASYEARACGVKTAMTIREALQLCPQAILVPPDHLLYHTLSHEMMEMLAKEIPLVEQYSIDELFGDVTGWVEERDMPGFIRYLQEKVTKELLLPVSIGASNAKWIAKLATSTVKPYGLRVVYDDEIADFTRDVPVGEFPGVGRAFGKKLARYGIATVGEAVSSPHLFASWGRHGRDLYARMSGRDGEGINPRRSRKGIGMSRSMDRPIRERDEFYRRVRVMVRHWTHTIARLGVNPTTFYFSIGYEGRLRSKKQYTVYRFFNERFITAFALEKFRELDLYPNAAVTYIAMSATKFLHHDPKAVDMFTLEEDRKMQRLDGAVMKMRERYGMDIVRRAAEMGSKT from the coding sequence ATGATACTTCACCTCGACCTCGACAGTTTCTTTGTCTCCGCCGAACGGACCCGCAACCCCGATCTCGTGGGCAAACCCGTCATCGTCGGTGGGCGGGGGGACCCGTTCATCTTTGACGTGAAACCGGCAAAGGAGAAGAAGCTCGTCCAGCTGAACCAGGGGGCCTTCGTCCCGACGCTCTTTCACGCCGAGCACGACGCATCGAACTACTTTTTCGACGCGGGGCGCATCCGGGGGATCGTCACGACGGCCAGCTACGAGGCGCGGGCCTGCGGCGTCAAGACGGCCATGACCATCCGCGAGGCGCTGCAGCTCTGCCCCCAGGCGATCCTCGTCCCCCCGGACCATCTGCTCTACCACACCCTGTCGCACGAAATGATGGAGATGCTGGCCAAGGAGATCCCGCTGGTGGAGCAGTACAGCATCGACGAGCTCTTCGGCGACGTTACGGGCTGGGTCGAGGAGCGTGACATGCCCGGTTTCATCCGCTACCTTCAGGAGAAGGTGACGAAGGAGCTGCTGCTGCCCGTCTCCATCGGGGCGAGCAACGCCAAGTGGATCGCGAAGCTGGCGACGTCGACGGTGAAACCCTATGGCTTGCGGGTCGTCTACGATGACGAGATCGCCGACTTTACACGCGATGTCCCCGTCGGGGAGTTTCCCGGGGTCGGGAGGGCCTTCGGGAAGAAGCTGGCGCGTTACGGCATCGCCACCGTCGGCGAAGCCGTCTCAAGCCCGCACCTGTTTGCCAGCTGGGGGCGGCACGGGCGGGACCTCTACGCCCGCATGAGCGGTCGGGACGGGGAGGGGATCAACCCCCGCCGCAGCCGCAAGGGGATCGGGATGTCGCGCAGCATGGACCGCCCCATCCGCGAACGCGACGAATTCTACCGCCGCGTGCGGGTGATGGTACGCCACTGGACCCATACCATCGCCCGCCTCGGCGTCAACCCGACGACGTTTTATTTCAGTATCGGGTACGAGGGGCGGCTGCGCAGCAAGAAACAGTACACCGTCTACCGCTTTTTCAACGAGCGTTTTATCACCGCCTTCGCCCTGGAGAAGTTCCGGGAGCTCGACCTTTATCCGAACGCGGCCGTCACTTATATCGCCATGAGCGCGACGAAGTTCCTCCACCACGATCCAAAGGCGGTCGATATGTTCACCCTCGAGGAGGACCGGAAGATGCAGCGGCTTGACGGCGCGGTGATGAAAATGCGGGAGCGCTACGGCATGGATATCGTGCGGCGTGCCGCAGAAATGGGCAGTAAAACGTAA
- a CDS encoding ankyrin repeat domain-containing protein: MDDHKLQILDKMAPEIEERILDYASHPEGGLFELLEDVVYMNDLEAFEAIFANGGNVNLQNKYGWTPLHIAIRRDRREMVEYLLTHGADINKQDGVGWTPLMESIMDDKPELCRRLLDAGADTSIANERGGTAAMLVQKFGRTSMMGMF, from the coding sequence ATGGACGATCACAAACTGCAGATCCTGGACAAGATGGCGCCGGAGATCGAAGAGCGGATCCTGGATTATGCCTCCCACCCGGAGGGGGGACTGTTTGAATTGCTGGAGGATGTCGTCTACATGAACGACCTCGAAGCGTTCGAGGCGATCTTTGCAAACGGCGGGAACGTCAACCTGCAGAACAAGTACGGCTGGACCCCGCTGCACATCGCCATCCGCCGCGACCGCCGCGAGATGGTGGAGTACCTGCTGACCCACGGCGCGGACATCAACAAACAAGACGGCGTCGGCTGGACCCCGCTGATGGAGAGCATCATGGACGACAAGCCCGAACTGTGCAGACGCCTCCTCGACGCCGGGGCGGACACCTCCATCGCCAACGAGCGCGGCGGTACGGCGGCGATGCTGGTGCAGAAGTTCGGCCGCACCTCAATGATGGGGATGTTCTAG
- a CDS encoding proton-conducting transporter membrane subunit, producing the protein MLFFLLFSPIAAALLLFALPSLRARYAVAALLFGLLSATALSLFFQPAATALGIAPGIGTLIEAADVVLLFYFLFQGVKHRSVPVLLLALLQLPLYLWAVAVTPAAASPALVVDDLARFMFLIINIVGGAIVLYAVEYMRREKSGEGKQRLFVAYLMLFLSVMNAIVIADAILLFFFLFEMTTLASYLLIAFRGDGVSRRNALRALWMNQVGGVFLLLGALVAAYGPGSATFSGLLQGDGGVLLLALALLAMAAPVKGASLPFDGWLLGAMVAPTPVSAILHSATMVKIAPFLILKLAPGLDGTLPGTLLALFGALVFVAASYLALSRSLLKEILGYSTVALLGLMMSLAAVGTPESMQLAMALMLFHALSKALLFLAAGVLEKDFGLKDVEQMKGLVQRAPRSVSFLLFGFFSLTLPPFGLFMGKLFAIASVASLLPSQPWLVIVVTGIAVGSALLVMLYFKIAAALLATAPDTVPVQREIMPPGFMTPLALLTLLSLAAAGGYMVQQHNSLLWLLALPVLIMALLPLLTRSLQRFDRVMPYRCGEKSEFDGALFYVEPSAAAARSLQWGFGLLFAAVALSGAVT; encoded by the coding sequence ATGCTTTTTTTCCTACTTTTTTCGCCGATTGCCGCGGCACTGCTGCTCTTTGCCCTCCCCTCGCTTCGGGCGCGCTATGCGGTAGCGGCACTGCTCTTCGGCCTTCTTTCGGCCACCGCGCTCTCCCTTTTCTTCCAACCGGCAGCGACAGCGCTCGGCATCGCGCCGGGCATCGGGACCCTGATCGAGGCCGCCGACGTCGTTTTGCTCTTCTATTTCCTCTTCCAGGGGGTGAAGCACCGCTCCGTGCCCGTCCTGCTCCTGGCACTGCTGCAGCTGCCGCTCTACCTCTGGGCCGTGGCGGTCACCCCCGCGGCAGCGTCCCCGGCACTGGTCGTGGACGACCTGGCGCGTTTCATGTTCCTCATCATCAACATCGTCGGCGGGGCCATCGTCCTCTACGCCGTCGAGTACATGCGCCGCGAGAAGAGCGGCGAAGGGAAACAGCGCCTTTTCGTCGCCTACCTGATGCTCTTCCTCTCCGTCATGAACGCCATCGTCATCGCCGACGCGATTTTGCTCTTCTTCTTCCTCTTTGAGATGACGACGCTGGCCTCCTACCTGCTCATCGCTTTCCGCGGTGACGGCGTCAGCCGCCGCAACGCCCTGCGCGCGCTCTGGATGAACCAGGTCGGCGGGGTGTTCCTGCTGTTGGGCGCCCTGGTCGCGGCCTACGGGCCGGGCAGCGCCACCTTCAGTGGCCTGCTGCAGGGCGACGGCGGGGTGCTGCTGCTCGCCCTGGCCCTGCTGGCCATGGCCGCCCCGGTCAAGGGGGCTTCGCTCCCCTTTGACGGCTGGCTGCTCGGCGCCATGGTCGCCCCCACCCCGGTCAGTGCCATCCTGCACTCGGCAACGATGGTCAAGATTGCCCCCTTCCTGATCCTCAAGCTCGCCCCCGGTCTGGACGGCACCCTCCCCGGCACCCTCCTGGCCCTCTTCGGCGCCCTGGTCTTCGTCGCCGCCTCCTACCTCGCACTCTCGCGCAGCCTGCTCAAGGAGATCCTCGGCTACTCAACCGTCGCCCTGCTGGGACTGATGATGAGCCTGGCCGCCGTCGGTACGCCCGAGAGCATGCAGCTTGCGATGGCGCTGATGCTCTTTCACGCCCTCTCCAAGGCGCTGCTCTTCCTCGCGGCGGGCGTGCTCGAGAAAGATTTCGGCCTCAAGGACGTCGAACAGATGAAGGGACTCGTGCAGCGTGCACCCCGCAGCGTCAGCTTTCTGCTCTTTGGCTTCTTCTCCCTTACCCTGCCGCCTTTCGGCCTTTTTATGGGCAAGCTCTTCGCCATCGCCTCCGTCGCCTCCCTGCTCCCCTCGCAGCCGTGGCTCGTCATCGTCGTGACGGGCATCGCCGTCGGCAGCGCCCTGCTCGTGATGCTCTACTTTAAAATCGCCGCGGCCCTGCTCGCCACCGCCCCGGACACCGTCCCCGTGCAGCGCGAAATCATGCCCCCGGGTTTCATGACACCCCTTGCCCTGCTGACCCTGCTCAGCCTGGCTGCGGCAGGCGGCTATATGGTGCAGCAGCATAACAGCCTGCTGTGGCTGCTGGCCCTGCCCGTACTGATCATGGCCCTGCTGCCGCTGCTGACGCGCTCCCTGCAGCGCTTCGACCGCGTCATGCCCTACCGCTGCGGGGAGAAGAGCGAGTTTGACGGTGCGCTCTTCTACGTGGAACCTTCGGCCGCAGCGGCACGGAGCCTGCAGTGGGGCTTCGGCCTGCTCTTCGCTGCCGTGGCCCTCTCGGGAGCCGTCACATGA
- a CDS encoding complex I subunit 1 family protein: MSLVMILLAPLLGGLVYGAERVLRARMQRRQGPPLLQPFYDMFKLMDKRTLIIHAPHALLAVAHFLLLWLAVGALFAGWNLLYIVFLHLFALIVLVLAGYSVRSPYSQVGANRELAALAAYEPILVLLAVGFYLVAGSFDVSAILAHGGYLAQMPLLFAALLIILPIKLKKSPFDTVEAHQEIVGGVEVEYSGLFYEFLYMARFLEYLFVYGLVFLFAGASPLWGLLLVLAVFLLVNLVDNATARVRTDQMVKIIYATAFTMATANIIWISL; this comes from the coding sequence ATGAGCTTGGTCATGATCCTCCTCGCCCCCCTGCTCGGCGGCCTCGTCTACGGCGCAGAAAGGGTCCTGCGCGCCCGGATGCAGCGCCGTCAGGGACCGCCGCTGCTGCAGCCCTTTTACGACATGTTCAAGCTGATGGACAAGCGCACCCTGATCATCCACGCCCCCCACGCTCTGCTGGCCGTGGCCCACTTCCTGCTGCTCTGGCTGGCGGTAGGGGCGCTTTTTGCCGGGTGGAACCTGCTCTATATCGTCTTTTTGCACCTCTTCGCCCTGATCGTGCTCGTCCTGGCCGGTTACAGCGTCCGCTCCCCCTATTCGCAGGTGGGGGCCAACCGCGAACTCGCCGCCCTGGCCGCTTATGAGCCCATCCTCGTGCTCCTCGCCGTCGGCTTCTACCTCGTCGCGGGCAGTTTCGACGTCAGCGCCATCCTCGCCCACGGCGGCTACCTGGCACAGATGCCGCTGCTCTTTGCCGCTTTGCTGATCATCCTGCCCATCAAACTGAAAAAATCCCCCTTCGATACCGTCGAAGCGCACCAGGAGATCGTCGGGGGCGTCGAGGTCGAATACAGCGGGCTCTTCTACGAGTTCCTCTACATGGCGCGTTTCCTGGAGTACCTCTTCGTCTACGGCCTTGTCTTCCTCTTTGCCGGGGCGTCGCCGCTGTGGGGCCTGCTGCTCGTGCTGGCCGTTTTCCTGCTCGTCAATCTCGTCGACAACGCCACCGCGCGCGTCCGGACCGACCAGATGGTCAAAATCATCTATGCCACGGCCTTTACGATGGCAACGGCCAACATTATTTGGATCAGCCTATGA
- the nuoB gene encoding NADH-quinone oxidoreductase subunit NuoB, with protein MKFFNAFRKKSPWILHYNAGSCNGCDIEILAALGPRYDLERFGVINTGNPKQSDIFLVTGPVTYRSRERLVELYCQIPEPKVVIAVGSCTAAGGVFRGMYNVEDGIDRYIPVDVYVPGCASSPQLIIDAVVESLQILERKSKAIETPFKLFGAVETVAGKLSRLGMAKKVTDAED; from the coding sequence ATGAAATTTTTTAACGCTTTTCGGAAAAAATCCCCCTGGATCCTGCACTACAACGCGGGCAGTTGCAACGGCTGCGATATCGAGATCCTCGCTGCGCTGGGTCCCCGCTACGACCTGGAGCGCTTCGGCGTCATCAATACCGGCAACCCCAAGCAGTCCGATATCTTCCTCGTCACAGGCCCGGTCACCTACCGCTCCCGCGAACGGCTGGTGGAGCTCTACTGCCAGATCCCCGAACCCAAAGTCGTCATCGCCGTCGGCTCCTGTACGGCGGCAGGCGGGGTCTTTCGCGGCATGTACAACGTCGAGGACGGCATCGACCGCTACATCCCAGTCGACGTCTACGTCCCCGGCTGCGCCTCCTCGCCCCAGCTCATCATCGATGCCGTTGTTGAGAGTCTGCAGATCCTGGAGCGCAAAAGCAAGGCGATCGAAACGCCCTTCAAACTCTTCGGTGCCGTCGAAACGGTCGCCGGGAAACTCAGCCGCCTCGGCATGGCAAAAAAGGTTACCGATGCAGAAGATTGA
- a CDS encoding NADH-quinone oxidoreductase subunit C, producing the protein MQKIETTLNALLEDLGAFYDPKAWHFLTVNGIDLGEGKIELQWIFSRYGAKNDVVVYYALSDYDTPVPSVLPVIPSAFLGEREIVDMFGLNVEGAAAGLYLDKDSQPHPLRGDA; encoded by the coding sequence ATGCAGAAGATTGAAACGACTCTAAATGCGCTGCTGGAAGACCTCGGCGCCTTTTACGACCCCAAAGCGTGGCACTTCCTCACCGTCAACGGGATCGACCTGGGTGAGGGAAAAATAGAACTGCAGTGGATCTTCTCCCGCTACGGCGCCAAGAATGACGTCGTCGTCTACTACGCGCTGAGCGACTACGACACCCCCGTCCCCTCCGTCCTGCCCGTCATCCCCTCCGCTTTCCTGGGCGAACGGGAGATCGTCGATATGTTCGGGCTCAATGTCGAGGGCGCCGCGGCGGGCCTCTACCTCGACAAAGACTCCCAGCCCCATCCGCTCAGGGGGGACGCATGA
- a CDS encoding nickel-dependent hydrogenase large subunit has product MKKTVQIPLGSQHISLLEPIRFKFECENETIVGVDADVGFVHRGVEQACTTKFDFKQVGFVVARVCGLCAITHSLSYTLAAEKLLDFTPNDRIRYLRMLMVELDRIHSHMLCLAHTAENAGFEALFMQIMGDRELVMDIQEAISGNRIQFDFIAIGGVTRDLTPEMVTLLHKNLDELSGKIADLIELFESNWSLSLKYRGIGALSLEEAQIYNALGPLARAAGLATDVRVETDDFPYEALGYEMMLETGGDIHARNRVRLREIMNSIAMCRNIVGNLPAGEIMEKAKGKPKGEVIVRLEAPRGELFYLVRGGGQNMLERVRIKTPTFSGIPAMMEVFKGSRYADAPAILASFDPCMSCTAK; this is encoded by the coding sequence ATGAAAAAAACCGTCCAGATCCCGCTGGGTTCGCAGCATATCTCCCTGCTCGAGCCCATCCGGTTCAAATTCGAATGCGAAAACGAGACCATTGTCGGGGTCGACGCCGATGTGGGCTTCGTGCACCGCGGCGTCGAGCAGGCCTGCACCACCAAGTTCGACTTCAAACAGGTCGGCTTCGTCGTGGCGCGGGTCTGCGGGCTCTGCGCCATCACCCACTCCCTCTCCTACACCCTCGCCGCGGAGAAGCTGCTGGACTTTACCCCGAACGACCGCATCAGGTACCTGCGGATGCTGATGGTCGAACTCGACCGCATCCATTCGCACATGCTCTGCCTGGCCCATACGGCGGAAAACGCCGGCTTCGAGGCGCTCTTTATGCAGATCATGGGCGACCGGGAGCTTGTGATGGATATCCAGGAGGCCATCAGCGGCAACCGCATCCAGTTCGATTTTATCGCCATCGGCGGCGTCACCCGCGACCTTACCCCCGAAATGGTCACGCTGCTGCACAAAAACCTCGACGAGCTTTCCGGCAAGATCGCCGACCTCATCGAGCTCTTCGAATCCAACTGGTCCCTCTCGCTCAAATACAGAGGCATCGGGGCACTCTCGCTGGAGGAGGCGCAGATCTACAACGCCCTGGGCCCCCTGGCCCGCGCCGCCGGACTGGCCACCGACGTGCGGGTGGAGACCGATGACTTCCCCTACGAGGCGCTGGGCTACGAGATGATGCTGGAAACGGGCGGCGACATCCATGCCCGCAACCGGGTGCGGCTGCGCGAGATCATGAACTCCATCGCGATGTGCCGCAACATCGTCGGGAACCTACCTGCCGGGGAGATCATGGAGAAGGCCAAAGGCAAACCGAAAGGGGAGGTGATCGTGCGCCTCGAAGCGCCGCGGGGCGAACTCTTCTACCTCGTGCGCGGCGGCGGGCAGAATATGCTCGAGCGCGTCCGGATCAAGACCCCGACCTTCTCGGGCATTCCGGCCATGATGGAGGTGTTCAAAGGGAGCCGGTACGCCGATGCCCCGGCGATCCTCGCCTCCTTCGACCCCTGCATGTCCTGCACGGCAAAATAG
- a CDS encoding 4Fe-4S dicluster domain-containing protein has translation MLKAMINAFLNLFRPVRTHNYPAEPMPLPPAYRGLIEYNEEACIFCDKCEKACPPKSIRFFQHEDGRKEYRYNAWLCIYCGECVRACPKPEEALWQSEAKARPALKADNVNGGWFDWEAECAQSRDDYAAAKKAAKAAKKNEGA, from the coding sequence ATGCTAAAAGCGATGATCAACGCCTTCTTAAATCTCTTCAGACCTGTGCGCACCCACAACTATCCCGCCGAGCCGATGCCACTGCCCCCGGCCTACCGGGGATTGATAGAGTATAATGAGGAGGCATGCATTTTCTGCGACAAGTGCGAGAAGGCGTGCCCGCCCAAATCGATCCGCTTCTTCCAGCATGAAGACGGGCGCAAAGAGTACCGCTACAACGCCTGGCTCTGCATCTACTGCGGGGAGTGCGTGCGGGCCTGCCCCAAACCGGAAGAGGCGCTGTGGCAGAGCGAAGCAAAAGCACGCCCCGCCCTCAAAGCGGACAACGTCAACGGCGGCTGGTTCGACTGGGAAGCAGAGTGCGCCCAGAGCCGCGACGATTATGCCGCGGCCAAGAAAGCGGCGAAGGCCGCCAAGAAAAACGAAGGAGCCTGA